From the genome of Bacteroides sp. MSB163, one region includes:
- a CDS encoding ATP-dependent Clp protease ATP-binding subunit, giving the protein MNNQFSQRVSDIITYSKEEANRLKNRYIGPEHLLLGMLRDGGGKAIEILQKLDIDLNRVKKRLEGFLKEIEDDNLLPDADIPLSPMAAKILKMCILEARLLKSATADTEHVLLAILKDGNNLAATVLEENNIDYKSVFEQLSMKASPNAGMGFTEDDDEEEDEMNMSSRSSQSGSSQSSTQTASKKPSNDTPVLDNFGMDMTRAAEEGRLDPVVGREREIERLAQILSRRKKNNPVLIGEPGVGKSAIVEGLALRIVQKKVSRILFDKRVVMLDMASVVAGTKYRGQFEERIRSIINELQKNPNVILFIDEIHTIVGAGAAAGSMDAANMLKPALARGEIQCIGATTLDEYRKNIEKDGALERRFQKVIVEPTTAEETLQILKNIKEKYEDHHNVTYTDEALEACVKLTDRYITDRNFPDKAIDALDEAGSRVHLTNITVPKEIEEQEKLIEEARQQKADAVKSQNFELAASFRDHEKEFSARLEEMKAEWEARLKDDRQIVGEEEIANVVSMMSGVPVQRMAQAEGIKLAGMKEELQAKVIAQDPAIEKVTKAILRSRVGLKDPNRPIGTFLFLGPTGVGKTHLAKQLAKYMFGSADALIRVDMSEYMEKFTVSRLVGAPPGYVGYEEGGQLTEKVRRKPYSIVLLDEIEKAHPDVFNILLQLMDEGRLTDSYGRTVDFKNTVVIMTSNIGTRQLKDFGRGVGFAAQNRTDDKEYSRGVIQKALNKSFAPEFLNRVDEIITFDQLSLDAIEKIIDIELKGLYERVESLGYKLVIDAKAKTFMASKGYDVQFGARPLKRAIQTYLEDGLSELIISSELQTGDTISVSLNEEKGELDIKKA; this is encoded by the coding sequence ATGAATAATCAGTTTTCACAAAGAGTTTCTGACATTATCACTTACAGCAAGGAGGAAGCTAACCGGCTGAAGAATAGATATATCGGTCCGGAGCATCTTCTACTTGGCATGTTGCGAGACGGCGGAGGGAAAGCTATAGAAATATTGCAGAAACTGGATATAGACCTAAACAGAGTTAAGAAACGTCTGGAAGGTTTTTTAAAAGAGATTGAAGATGATAACTTGTTGCCTGATGCAGACATTCCATTGTCTCCTATGGCAGCTAAGATATTGAAAATGTGTATACTCGAGGCTCGTCTGCTGAAGAGCGCCACTGCTGATACTGAACATGTATTGCTGGCTATCTTGAAAGACGGTAATAATTTGGCCGCTACGGTATTGGAAGAAAATAATATAGATTATAAGTCAGTGTTTGAACAGCTTTCTATGAAAGCCAGCCCTAACGCAGGTATGGGATTTACGGAAGATGATGACGAGGAAGAAGATGAAATGAATATGTCTTCACGTTCTTCTCAAAGTGGTAGTTCACAGTCTTCTACGCAAACAGCGTCTAAGAAACCATCCAATGATACTCCGGTATTGGATAACTTTGGTATGGATATGACCCGGGCTGCGGAAGAAGGTAGACTGGATCCTGTGGTAGGTCGTGAACGTGAAATCGAGCGGTTGGCTCAGATTTTGAGCCGTCGTAAGAAGAATAATCCGGTATTGATAGGTGAACCTGGTGTAGGTAAATCAGCTATTGTAGAGGGATTAGCATTACGTATTGTTCAGAAGAAAGTATCCCGTATTCTGTTTGATAAACGTGTGGTAATGCTTGATATGGCTTCTGTAGTAGCCGGAACCAAGTATCGCGGCCAGTTTGAGGAACGTATTCGTTCTATCATTAATGAGTTACAGAAGAATCCGAACGTAATTCTGTTTATTGACGAGATTCACACGATTGTGGGTGCCGGAGCAGCTGCCGGTTCTATGGATGCTGCCAATATGCTGAAACCTGCATTGGCACGTGGTGAAATACAATGTATAGGCGCCACTACCCTTGATGAATACCGGAAGAATATAGAAAAAGACGGTGCCTTGGAACGCCGTTTCCAGAAAGTGATTGTTGAACCGACCACTGCCGAGGAAACGCTCCAGATATTGAAGAATATCAAAGAGAAGTACGAAGACCATCATAATGTGACTTATACGGATGAAGCGCTGGAAGCATGTGTCAAGTTGACAGACCGCTACATTACTGACCGTAATTTCCCGGATAAGGCTATTGATGCTTTGGACGAAGCCGGTTCGCGCGTCCATCTGACAAACATTACTGTTCCGAAAGAGATTGAAGAACAGGAGAAACTGATCGAAGAAGCCCGTCAACAAAAGGCGGATGCGGTGAAATCGCAGAATTTCGAACTTGCTGCCAGCTTCCGTGATCATGAGAAAGAGTTTTCTGCTCGTCTGGAAGAGATGAAGGCTGAATGGGAAGCTCGCTTAAAAGATGACCGTCAGATAGTTGGTGAGGAAGAAATTGCGAATGTGGTTTCTATGATGTCCGGTGTGCCCGTACAGCGTATGGCACAGGCTGAAGGTATCAAGTTGGCAGGTATGAAAGAAGAGCTGCAAGCTAAAGTTATAGCTCAGGACCCGGCTATTGAAAAGGTGACGAAAGCTATTCTGCGTAGTCGTGTAGGATTGAAAGATCCTAACCGTCCTATCGGAACATTCTTGTTCCTGGGGCCTACGGGTGTAGGTAAAACTCACTTGGCGAAACAATTGGCGAAATATATGTTTGGTTCTGCCGATGCGCTGATACGTGTGGATATGAGTGAATATATGGAGAAGTTTACCGTTTCTCGCCTTGTTGGTGCACCTCCGGGATACGTAGGATACGAAGAAGGCGGACAGTTGACAGAGAAAGTACGCCGTAAACCTTATTCTATCGTATTGTTGGACGAGATTGAGAAAGCCCACCCAGATGTATTCAACATCTTGTTACAACTGATGGATGAAGGTCGCCTGACTGACAGTTATGGCAGAACTGTAGATTTCAAGAATACAGTGGTTATCATGACTTCCAACATCGGTACACGTCAATTGAAAGACTTTGGTCGTGGTGTAGGTTTTGCCGCCCAGAATCGTACGGATGATAAAGAATATTCACGTGGCGTGATACAAAAGGCTTTGAATAAGTCGTTTGCCCCTGAGTTTCTGAATCGTGTCGACGAGATTATTACTTTCGACCAGCTTTCGCTGGATGCTATCGAAAAGATTATCGATATTGAGTTGAAAGGCTTGTATGAGCGCGTGGAATCTCTTGGATATAAGCTTGTTATTGATGCTAAGGCCAAGACATTCATGGCATCTAAAGGATATGATGTGCAGTTTGGTGCCCGTCCGTTGAAGCGTGCCATCCAGACTTATCTGGAAGATGGACTTTCGGAATTGATTATTTCTTCTGAATTGCAGACGGGCGATACGATTTCTGTCTCTTTGAACGAAGAAAAAGGAGAACTGGACATTAAGAAAGCATGA
- a CDS encoding BatD family protein → MRKLIFLWIALVVVSLQALANDKVSFTASAPDAVAVGDQFRLAYTVTTQKVRDFRAPSIKGFDVLMGPSRSQQSSMQIVNGVSTSTSSNTFTYILMATAEGSFTIPGATITADGNQMVSNSVQIKVLPADQAGATSSGGGNGSQQGNTSRASSGASVSNQDLFILPTISKTNVYEQEAFLLTYKIYTLVDLRGFDNVKLPDFKGFHSQEVELPGDRKWSLEHYKGRNYQTTVYRQFVLFPQQSGNLTIDPARFDASIAKATHVSDPFEAFFNGGSNYIEVKKTLMTPKLTVDVKPLPGDKPADFSGGVGEFSISSSINSTNVKTNDAVTVKLVISGTGNLKLIGDPEVKFPDDFEVYDPKVDNKFRLTSAGLSGSKVIEYLAIPRNAGTFKIPAVKFSYFDIKSRTYKILTTEEYELHVEKGEGNAAQTIANFTNKEDLKVLNEDIRFIKQNDVTLSQTGDFFFDSMLYWLLYLVPSVAFIIFFVIYRKQIAANANVAKMRTKKANKVAVKRMKLAGKLLAENKKDVFYDEVLKALWGYISDKLNIPVSRLSKDNIEEELRKYGVEDALIKEFLTALNDCEFARFAPGDDNQAMDKVYSASLAVISKMENSIKH, encoded by the coding sequence ATGAGAAAATTAATTTTCTTATGGATAGCACTGGTAGTAGTCAGTCTGCAAGCTTTGGCTAATGACAAGGTGTCATTTACCGCATCAGCTCCTGATGCTGTAGCGGTGGGTGACCAGTTCAGACTGGCATATACAGTGACTACACAGAAGGTGAGAGATTTCCGTGCTCCCTCTATTAAGGGATTTGACGTACTGATGGGACCCAGTCGCTCTCAGCAAAGTAGTATGCAAATAGTTAATGGGGTATCGACCTCAACCAGCAGTAATACTTTCACTTATATACTGATGGCTACTGCTGAAGGTAGTTTCACAATTCCAGGAGCTACAATTACAGCAGATGGTAATCAGATGGTTTCTAATTCTGTGCAGATCAAGGTTCTGCCAGCAGATCAGGCCGGAGCAACTTCTTCAGGCGGAGGTAATGGTAGCCAGCAGGGCAATACCAGCCGTGCTTCTTCAGGAGCTTCTGTTTCCAATCAGGACCTCTTTATTTTGCCTACTATTAGTAAGACCAATGTGTATGAACAAGAAGCATTCTTGCTGACTTATAAAATTTATACTCTGGTTGACCTCCGCGGCTTTGACAATGTGAAACTTCCTGATTTTAAGGGATTTCATTCACAGGAAGTAGAACTTCCGGGTGATAGAAAATGGAGCTTGGAACATTATAAGGGACGGAATTATCAAACTACTGTTTACCGGCAATTTGTGCTGTTTCCGCAGCAGTCTGGTAATTTGACTATTGATCCGGCACGTTTTGATGCTTCTATTGCTAAAGCTACTCATGTATCTGATCCGTTTGAAGCTTTCTTTAATGGTGGCAGTAACTACATTGAGGTCAAAAAGACATTGATGACACCGAAACTAACTGTAGATGTAAAACCCTTACCAGGCGATAAACCTGCTGATTTTTCCGGTGGAGTGGGAGAGTTTAGCATTTCTTCTTCCATTAATAGTACTAATGTAAAGACAAACGATGCTGTAACTGTTAAACTCGTCATTTCCGGTACAGGCAATTTGAAGTTAATCGGTGATCCTGAGGTGAAATTCCCAGATGACTTCGAGGTATATGACCCTAAAGTTGATAATAAATTCAGGCTGACAAGTGCAGGACTTTCGGGTAGTAAGGTTATTGAATATCTGGCTATTCCACGCAATGCCGGAACATTTAAAATACCAGCGGTGAAATTCAGCTATTTCGATATCAAATCCCGTACTTATAAGATATTGACTACCGAAGAGTATGAATTGCATGTAGAGAAAGGTGAAGGAAATGCAGCGCAAACTATTGCTAACTTTACGAATAAAGAGGATTTGAAAGTCTTGAATGAGGATATTCGCTTCATCAAGCAAAATGATGTGACGCTTTCTCAAACGGGAGACTTCTTCTTTGACTCTATGTTGTACTGGTTGCTCTATTTAGTACCTAGCGTTGCGTTTATCATTTTCTTTGTCATTTACCGTAAGCAGATAGCTGCTAATGCTAACGTTGCGAAAATGCGTACGAAAAAGGCAAATAAGGTTGCTGTTAAACGTATGAAGTTAGCTGGTAAGTTGTTAGCTGAGAATAAAAAAGATGTTTTCTATGACGAAGTATTGAAGGCTCTTTGGGGATATATAAGCGATAAATTGAATATTCCGGTTTCTCGACTTTCAAAAGATAATATTGAAGAGGAACTTCGTAAATATGGAGTGGAGGATGCTTTGATTAAAGAATTCCTGACTGCATTGAATGATTGTGAGTTTGCTCGTTTTGCTCCTGGCGATGATAACCAGGCTATGGATAAAGTCTATTCGGCTTCATTAGCAGTAATAAGTAAAATGGAGAATTCGATTAAACATTAA
- a CDS encoding tetratricopeptide repeat protein — MMKKILFFTFVGLLMALTSFGQTASDTLQQANDSVTIGSHTEFSAAAQANSVTKAEGDSAYVKNDYASAIQIYEALLKEGEAAEVYYNLGNSYYKADDIAKAILNYERALLIQPGNADIRANLEIARAKTIDKVIPVPEVFFVSWTKSLINCLSVDAWAKVGVVCFFLLLASLYFFFFSKQIVWKKIGFIAGIVFLVLVILANVFAFQQKNELLNRNNAIVLTPSVTVRSTPSESGTSLFILHEGRKVEIKDNSMREWKEIRLEDGKVGWVPAASVEVI, encoded by the coding sequence ATGATGAAAAAAATATTGTTTTTTACTTTTGTTGGCCTGTTAATGGCATTGACCTCTTTTGGACAGACTGCATCGGATACATTACAACAAGCGAATGATTCGGTAACAATAGGTTCACACACTGAATTTTCAGCTGCTGCGCAAGCGAACAGTGTGACAAAAGCAGAAGGAGATAGCGCATATGTGAAGAATGATTATGCCTCTGCTATTCAGATATATGAAGCTCTGCTGAAAGAAGGAGAAGCGGCTGAGGTATACTATAACTTAGGAAATAGCTACTATAAGGCTGATGATATAGCAAAAGCCATTTTAAATTATGAGCGTGCACTTTTAATACAGCCAGGCAATGCTGATATTCGGGCTAATTTGGAGATTGCTCGTGCAAAAACAATTGATAAAGTGATTCCCGTACCCGAGGTTTTCTTTGTATCTTGGACGAAATCATTGATTAATTGTTTGAGTGTGGATGCTTGGGCAAAGGTAGGCGTTGTTTGTTTCTTTTTGTTGCTTGCATCTCTTTACTTCTTCTTCTTTTCCAAGCAAATCGTGTGGAAGAAAATAGGATTTATTGCAGGGATAGTATTTCTGGTGTTAGTTATATTAGCGAATGTCTTTGCTTTTCAACAAAAAAATGAGCTATTGAATCGTAACAATGCTATCGTACTAACTCCAAGTGTAACAGTACGTAGTACTCCGAGTGAAAGTGGCACCAGTTTGTTCATATTGCATGAGGGACGGAAGGTTGAAATTAAAGATAACTCCATGCGTGAATGGAAAGAAATCCGCTTAGAGGATGGTAAAGTAGGATGGGTACCTGCGGCATCTGTTGAAGTTATCTGA
- the gyrA gene encoding DNA gyrase subunit A, translating to MLEQDRIIKINIEEEMKSSYIDYSMSVIVSRALPDVRDGFKPVHRRILFGMMGLGNTSDKPYKKSARVVGEVLGKYHPHGDSSVYGALVRMAQPWAMRYMVVDGQGNYGSVDGDSAAAMRYTECRLRKIGEDMMQDLDKETVDMQSNFDDSLQEPTVMPTRIPNLLVNGASGIAVGMATNMPTHNLSEVIDACIAYIENNDIEIEELMNYVKAPDFPTGGYIYGMSGVREAYLTGRGRVIMRAKAEIETSSTHDKIVITEIPYGVNKAELIKNIADLANDKKIEGISNANDESDREGMRIVIDIKRDANASVVLNKLYKMTLLQTSFSVNNVALVHGRPHLLNLKDMIKYFVEHRHEVVIRRTQYDLRKAKERAHILEGLIIASDNIDEVIRIIRAAKTPNDAISGLIERFQLTEIQSRAIVEMRLRQLTGLMQDQLHAEYEEVMKLIAYYEEILSNDELCRKVITDELIEVKAKYGDERRSEIVYSSEEFNPEDFYADDEMIITISHMGYIKRTPLSEFRAQNRGGVGSKGTDTRDADFIEHIYPATMHNTMMFFTQKGKCYWLKVYEIPEGTKNSKGRAIQNLLNIDSDDAVNAYLRVKNLSDTDFINSHYVLFCTKNGVIKKTLLEQYSRPRQNGVNAITIREDDRVIEVRMTNGDNEIIIANRNGRAIRFHESAVRVMGRTATGVRGMTLDEDGQDEVVGMICIKDIEAETIMVVSEQGYGKRSDIEDYRKTNRGGKGVKTMNITDKTGKLVTIKSVTDDNDLMIINKSGITIRLKVADVRIMGRATQGVRLINLEKRNDEIGSVCKVTSESMEDEIPVDDENSPIPTINEVEGEEEDYNSDNKVNNEDEE from the coding sequence ATGCTTGAACAAGACAGAATTATAAAGATTAACATCGAGGAGGAAATGAAGTCATCGTACATTGACTACTCCATGTCGGTCATCGTTTCGCGTGCCCTTCCAGATGTTAGAGATGGTTTTAAGCCTGTCCACCGCAGAATTCTCTTCGGAATGATGGGACTGGGAAATACGTCTGATAAACCTTATAAAAAATCAGCCAGAGTTGTAGGTGAAGTATTGGGTAAGTATCACCCGCATGGTGACTCTTCCGTTTACGGTGCATTAGTTCGTATGGCACAGCCTTGGGCAATGCGTTACATGGTGGTAGATGGCCAGGGTAACTATGGTTCGGTAGACGGCGATAGCGCAGCAGCTATGCGTTACACCGAGTGTCGCTTGCGCAAGATCGGTGAAGATATGATGCAAGACCTCGACAAAGAAACCGTTGATATGCAGAGTAACTTCGACGATTCTTTGCAGGAGCCTACCGTTATGCCTACCCGTATCCCAAACCTTTTGGTAAACGGTGCATCTGGTATTGCTGTAGGTATGGCAACCAATATGCCGACCCACAACCTTTCAGAGGTTATTGATGCTTGCATTGCATACATCGAGAACAACGATATTGAGATAGAGGAGTTGATGAACTATGTGAAAGCTCCCGATTTCCCAACAGGAGGATATATATATGGTATGAGTGGCGTACGCGAGGCATATCTTACTGGTCGCGGTCGCGTTATCATGCGTGCAAAAGCAGAAATTGAAACCAGTTCTACACATGACAAAATAGTCATCACGGAAATCCCGTATGGTGTCAATAAGGCGGAACTGATCAAGAATATCGCCGATTTAGCCAATGATAAGAAGATAGAAGGTATCTCCAATGCCAATGACGAGTCTGACCGTGAAGGTATGCGTATCGTGATTGATATCAAACGTGATGCCAACGCCAGCGTAGTCTTGAATAAGCTCTATAAGATGACGTTGTTACAGACTTCTTTTAGTGTGAACAACGTAGCATTGGTACATGGGCGTCCTCATTTGCTGAATCTGAAAGACATGATTAAGTACTTCGTAGAACATCGCCATGAGGTGGTTATCCGTCGTACTCAATATGACTTACGTAAGGCTAAAGAACGCGCTCATATATTGGAAGGCTTAATCATAGCATCAGATAATATCGATGAAGTAATCCGTATCATCCGTGCAGCAAAGACACCTAATGACGCTATTTCCGGCTTGATAGAACGATTCCAATTAACTGAAATTCAGTCTCGTGCCATCGTAGAAATGCGTTTGCGCCAATTGACCGGTCTGATGCAGGATCAGCTCCACGCTGAATATGAAGAAGTAATGAAGCTGATTGCTTATTACGAAGAAATTCTGTCGAATGACGAACTTTGCCGCAAAGTTATTACTGATGAATTAATTGAAGTAAAAGCAAAATACGGAGATGAACGTCGTTCTGAAATTGTTTATTCATCTGAAGAATTCAATCCAGAGGATTTCTATGCAGATGACGAAATGATTATCACCATTTCTCATATGGGCTATATTAAACGTACTCCATTGAGTGAGTTCCGTGCTCAAAACCGTGGTGGAGTAGGCTCTAAGGGCACAGATACCCGCGATGCAGACTTCATTGAACACATATATCCGGCAACCATGCACAATACCATGATGTTCTTTACTCAAAAGGGTAAGTGCTATTGGCTCAAAGTATATGAAATCCCTGAAGGCACCAAGAATTCCAAGGGACGTGCCATCCAAAACTTGCTGAATATTGATTCAGACGATGCTGTAAATGCATATCTGCGTGTGAAGAACCTTTCTGACACAGACTTCATCAACAGTCATTATGTCTTATTCTGTACCAAGAATGGTGTTATTAAAAAGACATTACTTGAACAGTATTCCCGCCCTCGCCAGAATGGTGTAAACGCTATTACTATCCGTGAGGACGACCGCGTTATCGAAGTACGTATGACTAATGGTGACAATGAAATCATCATTGCCAATCGTAATGGACGTGCTATTCGCTTCCACGAAAGTGCTGTACGCGTTATGGGACGTACTGCAACCGGTGTACGTGGTATGACGCTTGACGAAGACGGACAAGATGAAGTAGTAGGAATGATTTGTATTAAAGATATTGAAGCTGAAACCATTATGGTCGTTTCTGAACAAGGTTATGGTAAACGTTCTGATATCGAAGACTACCGTAAGACTAATCGTGGTGGCAAGGGTGTTAAGACAATGAATATCACCGATAAAACCGGTAAATTGGTAACAATCAAGTCTGTAACAGATGATAATGACCTGATGATTATCAATAAATCTGGTATCACCATTCGTCTGAAAGTTGCTGATGTCCGTATTATGGGGCGTGCTACCCAGGGTGTTCGTCTGATCAATCTTGAAAAGAGAAACGATGAGATTGGTTCAGTATGTAAAGTTACATCAGAAAGCATGGAAGATGAGATTCCTGTTGATGATGAAAATTCTCCGATTCCCACTATAAATGAGGTAGAAGGAGAGGAGGAAGACTATAACTCTGATAATAAAGTCAATAATGAAGATGAAGAATAG
- a CDS encoding tetratricopeptide repeat protein, with amino-acid sequence MMMRNRTIGIILLLLTAISVSAQKAERDYIRKGNRAYKDSTYVNAEVNYRKAIDVNPKSTISMYNLGNTLMQQNKLQEAMEQFVAATKMEKDKGNLAQIYHNMGVIFHSGKDYAKAVEAYKESLRNNPKDNETRYNLALAQKMLKDQEQNQQNQDQNQDQNQDKKDQEKEQDKDKKDQNQQDQQNQDQQQQPPQPQENQMSKENAEQLLKSVMQDEKDVQDKVKKQQVIQGGRLEKDW; translated from the coding sequence ATGATGATGAGAAATAGGACTATCGGAATAATCTTGCTGCTACTGACGGCTATTTCAGTTTCTGCACAGAAAGCGGAACGCGACTATATTCGTAAGGGAAACCGTGCTTATAAAGATAGTACGTATGTAAATGCTGAAGTGAATTATCGGAAAGCTATTGATGTGAATCCGAAGTCAACGATATCCATGTATAATCTGGGTAATACGCTTATGCAACAGAATAAGTTGCAGGAGGCTATGGAGCAGTTTGTTGCTGCCACAAAAATGGAGAAAGATAAGGGTAATCTTGCTCAAATCTATCATAATATGGGAGTAATATTCCACTCCGGTAAGGATTATGCCAAAGCTGTGGAAGCATACAAAGAGTCGCTACGTAATAATCCGAAAGATAACGAGACGCGTTATAACTTGGCTTTGGCTCAGAAAATGCTGAAAGATCAGGAACAGAATCAGCAGAATCAAGATCAAAACCAAGATCAGAATCAGGATAAAAAGGATCAGGAAAAAGAACAAGATAAAGACAAAAAAGACCAAAATCAACAAGATCAGCAGAATCAGGATCAACAGCAGCAACCTCCTCAGCCACAAGAAAATCAGATGTCAAAGGAAAATGCTGAACAACTTTTGAAGTCGGTGATGCAGGATGAGAAAGATGTACAGGATAAGGTGAAGAAACAGCAAGTTATCCAAGGTGGTCGTTTGGAAAAGGATTGGTAA
- a CDS encoding tetratricopeptide repeat protein has protein sequence MKRVLFSVILLLAAGFTFAQEKTVKEAKSIANEVNPDFNKAELLINQALTNPETKDNADTWDVAGFIQKRINEKQMENAYLRKPYDTLKVYNSALNMCKYYLKCDELAQVPNEKGKIKNKYRKPNAAAIVAERPNLINGGIQYYNLEKNKEALDFFGTYIEIAQNPMFEKENFLQTDTLLAQIAYYASLAAAKMEDYPSVLKYAPYAQNDKEVGQYAMEFISTALKAQGDTVKWIASLKEGLQKYPQHSFFFGHLIDYYSNNNKYDEAMQFADEMLAKDPNNTFYLYVKGYLYHNMKDYDKAIEYYKKTIEVDPTYAEAYSNLGLIYCLQAQDFSEKATTDVNDPKYKEDQITLKAFYENAKPCYEKARELKPDQKDLWLNGLYRVYYNLDMGPEFEEIEKLM, from the coding sequence ATGAAAAGAGTATTATTTTCAGTGATTTTATTGCTCGCTGCAGGCTTCACTTTCGCTCAAGAAAAGACTGTGAAAGAAGCTAAAAGCATTGCAAATGAAGTGAATCCGGACTTTAATAAGGCCGAGCTGCTCATCAATCAAGCCTTGACTAATCCTGAAACAAAGGATAATGCCGATACTTGGGATGTAGCAGGTTTTATTCAGAAAAGGATTAATGAAAAACAGATGGAAAATGCCTATTTAAGAAAACCTTATGATACTCTTAAGGTATATAATAGTGCATTGAATATGTGCAAATACTACCTTAAGTGCGATGAACTCGCACAAGTTCCAAATGAAAAGGGAAAAATCAAGAACAAGTACAGAAAACCCAATGCTGCTGCTATTGTAGCAGAACGCCCAAACTTGATCAATGGCGGTATTCAATATTATAACTTAGAGAAGAACAAAGAAGCATTAGATTTCTTTGGAACTTATATTGAAATTGCTCAGAATCCGATGTTTGAAAAGGAAAACTTCTTGCAGACAGATACACTCTTAGCTCAGATTGCTTATTATGCAAGCTTGGCAGCAGCAAAGATGGAGGATTATCCCAGTGTTCTGAAATATGCTCCTTATGCACAGAACGACAAAGAAGTAGGTCAGTATGCTATGGAGTTCATCTCTACAGCTTTAAAAGCCCAAGGCGATACTGTTAAGTGGATTGCTTCATTGAAAGAAGGTTTGCAAAAATATCCTCAACATTCATTCTTCTTCGGTCATTTAATTGATTATTATAGCAATAACAATAAATACGATGAAGCCATGCAATTCGCCGATGAAATGTTAGCTAAAGACCCCAATAATACATTCTATCTGTATGTAAAAGGATATCTTTACCATAATATGAAGGATTATGATAAGGCTATTGAATACTACAAAAAGACAATTGAAGTAGATCCTACTTATGCAGAAGCTTATTCCAATTTAGGACTGATCTACTGTCTCCAGGCTCAAGACTTCTCAGAAAAAGCTACTACTGACGTTAATGATCCTAAATATAAAGAAGATCAGATTACCTTGAAAGCTTTTTATGAAAATGCAAAACCTTGCTATGAAAAAGCAAGAGAATTAAAACCTGACCAAAAGGATTTATGGTTGAATGGTCTTTACAGAGTATATTATAATTTAGATATGGGACCAGAATTTGAAGAAATTGAAAAGCTGATGTAA
- a CDS encoding universal stress protein, with the protein MEDKLVTLAILTYAKAQILKNVLENEGIETYIHNVNQIQPVVSSGVRLRIKESDLPRALKITESSAWLSEEVVGGKSPKVEKESNKVLIPVDFSNYSMKACEFGFNFAQNMGAEVVLLHVYFTPIYTTSLPYGDVFNYQLTDDENVKNILQRVHADLNSLSDKVKAKVASGEFPNVKYNCVLREGIPEEEILRYSKEYRPRIVIMGTRGKNQKDIDLIGSVTAEVIERSRVPVLAIPENTPFKQFAEAKRIAFITNFDQRDLIAFDSLIAALKPFHFSVSLIHLSDVKDTWNEIKLGGIKEYFQKQYPDLEIHYDVVMNDDFLNSLDNYIKTNHIDIITLTTYKRNIFSRLFNPGIARKMIFHSDTPLLVIYGRPS; encoded by the coding sequence ATGGAAGACAAATTAGTAACCTTAGCTATTCTGACTTATGCAAAAGCTCAGATATTGAAGAATGTGCTTGAGAATGAAGGTATTGAAACCTATATTCATAATGTAAATCAAATACAACCTGTAGTGTCTTCAGGGGTGCGCTTACGTATAAAAGAAAGCGATCTACCGCGTGCATTGAAGATAACTGAGAGCTCTGCTTGGCTTTCTGAAGAGGTAGTGGGAGGGAAGTCACCCAAAGTAGAAAAGGAGAGTAACAAGGTCTTAATTCCTGTAGACTTTTCTAATTATTCAATGAAGGCATGTGAGTTTGGTTTTAATTTTGCTCAGAATATGGGAGCGGAAGTTGTGCTGCTTCATGTTTACTTTACACCAATCTATACCACATCATTACCTTATGGAGATGTTTTTAATTATCAGCTTACAGATGATGAAAATGTAAAAAACATATTACAAAGAGTTCATGCAGACTTAAACTCTTTATCTGACAAGGTAAAAGCAAAAGTAGCTTCAGGAGAATTTCCGAATGTAAAATATAATTGTGTGTTGCGTGAAGGTATTCCAGAAGAGGAAATTCTTCGTTATTCGAAGGAATATCGACCACGTATTGTTATTATGGGGACTCGTGGTAAAAATCAGAAAGATATAGATTTAATTGGTAGTGTAACTGCTGAGGTAATTGAGCGAAGCCGTGTACCAGTTTTAGCCATTCCCGAGAATACTCCATTTAAACAGTTTGCAGAAGCTAAACGTATTGCATTTATCACCAATTTTGATCAACGGGATTTAATCGCATTTGATTCTTTGATTGCTGCTTTAAAGCCATTTCATTTTTCTGTATCTTTGATTCATTTGTCAGATGTTAAGGACACTTGGAATGAAATTAAATTAGGTGGTATTAAGGAATACTTTCAAAAGCAGTATCCGGACCTGGAAATTCATTATGATGTTGTGATGAATGATGATTTCTTGAACAGCTTAGATAATTACATAAAAACTAATCATATTGATATAATTACGTTGACTACTTATAAACGGAATATATTCTCTCGCTTATTTAATCCAGGTATTGCTCGGAAGATGATTTTTCATTCTGATACACCGTTGTTAGTTATTTATGGACGCCCAAGCTAA